A DNA window from Helianthus annuus cultivar XRQ/B chromosome 15, HanXRQr2.0-SUNRISE, whole genome shotgun sequence contains the following coding sequences:
- the LOC110913559 gene encoding zinc finger protein CONSTANS-LIKE 14, translating to MKAYEFSIPPIPSERYWPKIHHPMDPPPIRSQPGRPKKNRKRDPHEDPKRPGKLTKHGVIMTCGNCGGKGHNKRKCTEQGNQQSTAGSAKKRQKGTKKSSQKSTQQSAPLPSQGTTQQSTPIHSQGTTQQSTQEGSKITSQKSAKKSTVKSTLKSTVKHLCPFPNLPGRSHSYYYYYNIILLININTTAPSSTFFHLHHHHLHLLHHHLHTFQNPNPNSFNSPMSSLCDFCNHRSAVLYCKADSAKLCLFCDAAVHSANALSLKHFRSQICDNCSSDAVAVACSTDNLLLCSACDHDFHGDSSISSFHNRFTVDEISGCPSVTELAFVWGFSLKPVVSESSNGNSCQNKHSVTNFVQDLPAIRDEIETRYCYDEVPSVEWKSRGLGCGVHKKVLYKQLLELAKERCDGEGGELGPQTPSGCGQPEVAEGFEFDEQEEDLLHQQTPLTYLLMPNQNCSNSKGNGVTEFSNVWSYSPKRHTSQIWDFNLGRSRSAEARCDNLGFAINNCTDLVEDASFTTMEVLKEMEAINIPIATNPSQNISGCGSTMESDNRQIAGPSSETKLMEINGCDSIMDGQMIDRFLATSQGIEIPTTTKVDAQQYAQNRSNAMLRYKEKKKTRRYEKCIRYESRKARADTRKRVKGRFVKTTQ from the exons ATGAAGGCTTATGAATTCTCAATCCCTCCAATACCTAGTGAAAGGTATTGGCCCAAGATTCACCACCCTATGGATCCACCACCAATAAGATCTCAACCTGGGAGGCCTAAGAAGAATAGAAAGAGGGATCCTCATGAGGATCCAAAGAGACCAGGGAAACTTACCAAGCATGGGGTGATAATGACTTGTGGTAATTGTGGGGGTAAAGGTCATAACAAGAGAAAATGTACTGAACAGGGAAATCAACAATCTACTGCAG GGTCTGCTAAAAAGAGACAGAAGGGAACAAAAAAGTCAAGCCAGAAGTCAACTCAGCAATCTGCTCCATTACCTTCACAAGGAACAACTCAGCAATCTACTCCAATACATTCACAAGGAACAACTCAGCAATCTACCCAGGAGGGAAGCAAAATTACCAGCCAGAAGTCAGCTAAAAAGTCAACTGTCAAGTCAACTCTCAAGTCAACTGTCAA GCATCTTTGTCCTTTTCCAAATCTTCCCGGGAGATCtcattcttattattattattataatattattttattaattaatattaatacaACTGCACCTTCTTCTACCTTCTTCcaccttcatcaccatcatcttcatcttcttcatcatcatcttcacacatttcaaaaccctaaccctaactcCTTCAACTCTCCAATGTCATCTCTCTGCGATTTCTGCAACCACCGATCAGCAGTCCTTTACTGCAAAGCCGATTCAGCTAAGCTCTGTTTGTTCTGCGACGCCGCCGTACACTCTGCCAACGCCTTATCTCTCAAACATTTCCGATCTCAGATCTGCGATAACTGCAGCTCCGACGCCGTCGCCGTCGCTTGTTCCACCGATAACCTCCTTCTCTGCTCCGCCTGCGACCACGACTTCCACGGCGACTCCTCAATTTCCTCGTTTCACAACCGTTTCACTGTCGATGAGATCTCCGGTTGCCCTAGCGTCACCGAACTCGCTTTCGTTTGGGGATTTAGCTTGAAACCGGTAGTATCCGAGTCTTCTAACGGTAATTCGTGTCAAAATAAGCATTCTGTTACGAATTTTGTTCAGGATTTACCGGCTATACGTGATGAGATTGAAACTCGTTATTGTTATGATGAGGTACCGAGTGTAGAGTGGAAATCACGAGGTTTAGGTTGTGGTGTGCATAAGAAGGTTTTGTATAAGCAGTTGTTGGAGCTTGCGAAGGAGCGGTGTGATGGAGAAGGAGGTGAATTAGGGCCGCAGACTCCGAGTGGATGCGGTCAGCCGGAGGTAGCGGAAGGTTTTGAGTTTGACGAACAGGAGGAGGATTTGTTGCATCAGCAAACTCCTTTGACGTATTTGCTAATGCCGAATCAGAATTGTTCGAATTCGAAAGGGAATGGGGTTACTGAGTTTAGTAATGTGTGGAGTTATAGTCCTAAACGGCATACAAGTCAG ATATGGGATTTCAATCTAGGAAGATCAAGATCTGCTGAGGCAAGATGTGATAATCTTGGATTTGCAATAAACAACTGTACTGACCTTGTTGAGGATGCTTCTTTCACAACAATGGAAGTGTTAAAAGAAATGGAGGCCATAAACATACCCATTGCCACAAATCCATCACAGAAT ATATCTGGTTGCGGATCAACAATGGAGAGTGACAACAGACAAATTGCCGGACCATCATCAGAAACAAAATTGATGGAAATCAACGGATGTGATTCGATCATGGATGGTCAGATGATAGACAGGTTTCTAGCAACTAGTCAAGGAATAGAAATACCAACAACAACAAAAGTGGATGCTCAGCAGTACGCGCAGAACAGATCCAATGCAATGCTACGCTACAAGGAGAAGAAGAAAACACGGAG
- the LOC110911306 gene encoding translocon-associated protein subunit beta: MANFTMNNSLISIVTLLIIISSSVIASSDSPFIVAHKKATLNRLKSGAEKVSVSIDLYNQGSAPAYDVSLTDDGWSSDIFKIVSGNTSASWERLDVGAVLSHSFELESNVKTVFYSTPAVITFRAPSKTALQEAYSTSILPLEILSEKPKESPLNLAKRLLANYGSLVSVISIVVLFVYLVATPSKSGAAKGSKKKR, encoded by the exons ATGGCGAACTTCACGATGAACAACTCTCTCATCTCAATCGTAACACTCctcattatcatttcatcatcggTAATCGCCAGTTCCGATTCTCCCTTCATCGTAGCGCACAAGAAAGCTACACTCAACCGACTCAAATCCGGCGCCGAAAAAGTCTCCGTTTCGATCGATCTTTACAATCAAGGATCCGC GCCCGCATATGATGTTAGTCTCACTGATGATGGCTGGTCTTCTGACATATTTAAGATTGTCTCAGGAAACACTTCAGCCTCTTGGGAAAGACTTGATGT CGGTGCGGTTTTATCCCACTCCTTTGAGTTGGAATCAAATGTGAAAACCGTCTTTTATAGCACCCCAGCTGTTATCACGTTCCGTGCCCCCTCAAAGACCGCGCTTCAG GAGGCTTATTCAACTTCAATTCTGCCTCTCGAAATCCTATCGGAAAAACCTAAAGAGAGTCCACTTAATCTC GCTAAG AGGTTGTTGGCTAATTACGGGTCTCTAGTGTCGGTGATCTCCATTGTTGTTTTATTTGTGTACCTAGTGGCGACTCCATCCAAGTCCGGTGCTGCTAAGGGAAGCAAGAAGAAACGTTGA